In a single window of the Zea mays cultivar B73 chromosome 5, Zm-B73-REFERENCE-NAM-5.0, whole genome shotgun sequence genome:
- the LOC100272396 gene encoding uncharacterized protein LOC100272396 has product MAAAAEVDPSPNPPPTTASGLSKTKTREADRRRRRRSKAKKNKSVTEADAQDADGGASSSDAKENADPNPEPQVEVEIEYVPEKAELDDPLLDDFKAIFEKFTFKDAAAAAAEDDKKDEGAADATKKGSLDDDDDDEDDEQEANKKKDGGLSNKKKKLERRMKIADLKQICNRPDVVEVWDATAADPKLLVYLKAYRNTVPVPRHWSQKRKFLQGKRGIEKQPFQLPDFIAATGIEKIRQAYIEKEDSKKLKQKQRERMQPKMGKMDIDYQVLHDAFFKYQTKPKLSSHGDLYYEGKEFEVKLREMKPGMLSRELKDALGMPDGAPPPWLINMQRYGPPPSYPQLKIPGLNAPIPPGASFGYRPGEWGKPPVDEHGRPLYGDVFGVLQQDEPNYDDEPVDRSKHWGDLEEEEEEEEEEEEEEEPMEDEEMEDGIQSVDTISSTPTGVETPDVIDLRKLQRKETDKQAERPLYQVLEQKEERIAPGTLYGSSHTYVLGTQDKSSAPKRVDLLKNQKSDKVDVTIQPEELEAMDDVLAAKYEEAREEEKLRNQKEDFSDMVAENAHKRKRKQEKEGKSKKKEFKF; this is encoded by the exons atggccgccgccgccgaggtAGACCCCAGCCCCAACCCGCCGCCAACTACAGCCTCCGGCCTCTCCAAGACCAAGACGCGGGAGGCCGACCGCCGCCGACGCCGCCGCAGCAAGgccaagaagaacaagtccgtcacTGAGGCTGATGCCCAGGACGCTGACGGGGGAGCTTCCAGCTCCGACGCCAAGGAGAACGCCGATCCCAACCCCGAGCCACAG GTTGAGGTGGAGATAGAGTACGTGCCGGAGAAGGCCGAGCTTGACGACCCTCTCCTGGATGATTTCAAGGCCATCTTCGAGAAGTTCACCTTCAAGGACGCTGCTGCAGCGGCGGCCGAG GATGATAAGAAAGACGAGGGTGCCGCTGATGCCACAAAGAAGGGGTCACTggatgatgatgacgacgacgaagatgatgagcaggaggcaaacaagaagaaggacggaggCCTATCCAATAAGAAGAAGAAGCTGGAACGCAGGATGAAGATTGCAGACCTCAAACAGATATGCAACAGACCTGACGTCGTGGAG GTCTGGGATGCAACTGCTGCAGATCCAAAATTGCTTGTATATCTCAAGGCGTACCGAAATACAGTACCTGTCCCTAGGCACTGGTCTCAGAAGCGCAAGTTCTTGCAG GGGAAGAGAGGTATTGAGAAACAGCCTTTCCAGCTTCCTGACTTCATTGCTGCAACTGGAATAGAAAAGATAAGACAG GCTTATATTGAGAAAGAGGATAGCAAGAAGTTGAAACAGAAACAGCGTGAGCGTATGCAGCCCAAGATGGGCAAAATGgatatagattatcag GTTTTGCATGACGCGTTCTTCAAATATCAGACAAAACCCAAGCTGTCTAGTCATGGTGATCTGTATTATGAAGGCAAAGAATTTGAG GTTAAACTGAGGGAAATGAAGCCAGGCATGCTGTCTCGTGAGCTTAAAGATGCTCTTGGTATGCCTGATGGCGCCCCTCCCCCATGGCTTATAAACATGCAG CGCTATGGTCCACCTCCATCTTATCCCCAACTGAAGATCCCAGGTCTAAATGCCCCAATCCCCCCTGGTGCCAGTTTTGGTTATAGACCAGGGGAGTGGGGAAAGCCACCAGTTGATGAG CATGGACGTCCACTCTATGGAGACGTTTTTGGTGTTCTGCAGCAGGACGAACCTAACTACGAT GATGAACCTGTTGATCGCAGCAAACACTGGGGAGATTtggaggaagaggaggaggaagaagaggaagaggaggaaGAGGAAGAACCAATGGAAGACGAGGAAATGGAAGACGGAATTCAGTCTGTCGATACCATCTCAAG TACTCCAACTGGTGTTGAAACACCTGATGTTATCGACCTTCGGAAGCTGCAGAGGAAGGAGACTGACAAGCAGGCAGAACGGCCGCTGTACCAG GTTCTTGAACAAAAGGAAGAAAGGATCGCCCCTGGGACTCTATATGGGTCAAGCCATAC GTATGTGTTGGGAACACAAGATAAATCATCAGCTCCGAAAAGG GTGGATCTGCTTAAGAATCAAAAGTCAGACAAGGTGGACGTCACCATCCAACCCGAGGAACTGGAAGCCATGGATGATGTTCTGGCAGCCAA GTATGAAGAAGCTCGAGAGGAAGAGAAGCTTCGGAACCAAAAGGAGGACTTCAGTGACATGGTGGCAGAG AATGCTCACAAGAGGAAGAGGAAGCAAGAGAAGGAAGGCAAGTCGAAGAAGAAGGAATTCAAGTTTTAA